One region of Carassius gibelio isolate Cgi1373 ecotype wild population from Czech Republic chromosome A1, carGib1.2-hapl.c, whole genome shotgun sequence genomic DNA includes:
- the LOC128017798 gene encoding gap junction alpha-5 protein-like yields the protein MADWTLLGNFLEEVQEHSTSVGKVWLTILFIFRILVLGTAAESSWGDEQEDFTCDTEQPGCENVCYDRAFPIAHIRFWVLQIVFVSTPSLIYMAHVMHSVRREEKRRKEQEGGAQTDRDGEMYPEGDEHCGKQDEGGGGKLQLKGALLQTYVISILIRSVMEVIFIIVQYLIYGVFLNALYVCKASPCPHLVNCYISRPTEKNVFIVFMLVVAAVSLLLNVVELYHLAWKQFKGSLQRYKASKQRLNTPSTVAALSPNRARTPPPDFNQFLTSPPSSPTIHPSCPPFHDRLVHQQNSANMVTECHRGQDFLGVNFLSFSHTPTDISNSCTSPPFLSIESVGDKRRFSKSSGTSSRMRPDDLAV from the coding sequence ATGGCTGACTGGACTCTGCTGGGGAACTTTCTAGAAGAAGTCCAGGAACATTCCACTTCGGTGGGAAAGGTGTGGCTTACGATTCTTTTCATCTTCCGGATCCTGGTCCTGGGCACGGCTGCCGAGTCCTCGTGGGGCGACGAGCAGGAAGACTTCACCTGCGACACGGAGCAGCCCGGTTGTGAGAACGTTTGTTATGACCGAGCCTTTCCCATTGCGCATATCCGCTTCTGGGTGCTCCAGATTGTGTTCGTGTCCACACCTTCTCTCATCTACATGGCACACGTGATGCATAGTGTCCGCagagaggagaagaggaggaaAGAGCAGGAAGGAGGAGCACAAACAGACAGAGATGGAGAAATGTACCCAGAGGGAGACGAGCACTGTGGGAAGCAGGATGAAGGCGGAGGTGGGAAGTTGCAATTGAAGGGTGCTTTGCTACAAACATACGTAATAAGCATCCTCATCCGCTCTGTAATGGAAGTGATCTTCATTATAGTCCAGTACCTGATCTATGGAGTCTTCCTCAATGCGCTCTACGTGTGTAAGGCCTCACCGTGTCCACATCTGGTCAACTGCTACATCTCGAGACCTACGGAGAAGAatgtgtttattgtgtttatgtTAGTGGTAGCAGCTGTGTCGCTGTTGCTCAACGTCGTGGAACTGTATCATTTGGCGTGGAAGCAGTTTAAGGGTAGTTTGCAAAGATATAAGGCTTCCAAACAGCGACTGAATACACCATCCACCGTGGCTGCACTCTCACCAAACCGAGCCCGCACTCCACCTCCTGACTTCAATCAGTTCCTGACATCACCACCGTCTTCCCCTACCATACACCCATCCTGCCCACCCTTTCATGACCGACTGGTGCACCAACAAAACTCTGCGAACATGGTCACCGAATGCCATCGAGGTCAAGACTTCCTAGGGGTCAACTTCTTGAGCTTCTCGCATACACCTACAGATATTTCCAACTCATGTACCTCACCGCCTTTTCTTAGCATTGAATCTGTTGGGGACAAGAGAAGGTTTAGCAAGAGCAGCGGGACCAGCAGCCGCATGAGACCGGACGACCTTGCAGTATAG